TATGAATTATCACAAATATGGGAAGAATTGTTAGAATTTAATAATCAAATGAATCTAAATACAGCAACAGGAATATATTTAGATTTCTTTGGAACTTTACTGAGAACTCCACGGGAAGCAGGGCTTATGCAACCGGACAGGTTAAAATAATAGGAGAAAAGAATAGAGTTATACCAGCACAAACAATTATTAAATATGCTGAAAAGAATATAGACTATTATCAAACGTTGCGTTGGATAAATTAGATAATAATGAGTATTACGGAATAGGATTTATTCAGGCTCTTGAAATCGGAGAAGAAAGCAATATCACAAGTGATGTTACTTTTACGACTGAATATGAAGGAGTTGCTAAAATTACAAATGATGCGGATGTAACTGGTGGTGCAAATAATGAGAGTGATAGTCTTTATAGGGAAAGACTTAAAAGAAAGGAAACAGTTGAACAAACCGCTACACATGCAGCATTATATAACGGATTAATGGCTTTGGAAAATATTAAAATGTGTTGATATTAGATCCTGAAACTGAGCCAGCTACTGAAGCTGGAACAGTTAAAATATTTTAGAAGGAACACCGGATGACAAAATTTTGAAACTATTTTAGATTTGAAAGCAGATGGCATATTGACTCTCGCAGATTCTAATGCACAAACTTTTGAAAAAAAAATAAAAAGAGGTGTATTTGAAAGAAAAATAATATATAACATCATAAAATATAGTACGTTATTAATAAAAGTTGAAGTTTTGGAAACAAAAAATTTAGATGAAAAAGATAGTCGTTGGACAAAACAAATACAACAGGAAATTTTAAATTATATTAATAATCTAAAAACAGGAGAATCTATTAGTTATTTAAAGACATATTCAGAAGTGTTAGGAATTGACGATATAAGAAAAATAAATTTGAAAATGGGATTAACAGAATCCGATGTTGAAATACAAAATTTCGACAAAACATTTACAGTCCCAGTTGGTCAAAAATTTCAAATAAACGAAAATAATATCGAGGTAATTTATGTTTAAGAGTAGCGAAGAGTATACAGATGAAATAATAAGTAGATTTCCACATATGTACAGAAGAGACAGGGGAAGCAATAATTATTTTTGTTAAATTTATATTTAGAAGAAGTAAGACAAGCAAGTAAAGGAATATATGAACTTTTGAAATCTTTAAACATTATGGAGGCGGAAGGTTACGTATTGGACAAATTTGGAACATCTTTTAATTTGAAAAGGGACACGAACGAAAAAGATGAAAATTATAGAAAAGAATACTTGCTGAAATTTCAAGGAAAAGTAAAATGCAACTTTTGAAACAATCTTAAACGTGCTCAAGATTATAATTGAAAATTATGAGCAAAATATTTTTATTTTAAAGAAGGGATTATAAAAGATAAAGTTAAAAACATAGATTTTAAAGTTAAAATGGAAGTTTTAACGGAAATTTTGAAACACAATTTTATAAAGAAAAGCAGGAAGCATTTACATTATATTGAATAAAAGACTGTCTGCATATATAAAAGAGTATCTTAAATATCTTGCTCGAAATAAGAGCGAAAGGTGGAAATAACTGTTGATTTTAAATATAAGGTGCAAACAGCTAATTATATTTCAAATGGGGCCTTTGTTGGAGCGAAAAGAATTTTAAAATAGAGGATAGCTTTTATGATGAGATTTTGCAACAAAAAAGTTATGAGAGTAATTTAGCAAGAATAAATGTAATTACACAAGAAGGAGTAAGATAGATGTTAAAAAAAATAAAGGATTGGATAGGAACGAATTTAGATGTTTACAAAGTTGAAAGTGCAAACGATGTTGGTGCTGGATTGGTTAGGCATATTTGAAAGGTGAAGAAACAGCAACTCAAGTTGGGACAACATTGTCAGCACAAGTCATGAATGATTTACAAAAAGGGTTGGTGCATACTCTAGATACAATTAGAACTGTTGGAACTAACAAAGATATCTACGAAGTTGCATTGACTGGAATCGAAGAATTTGGTGTATTTGACGGATTAAAATTGTTAATTAGAATTGATGGAGAAAATCAGTTTGAGGATGTATTTTTAAAATTAGGTGGTGCAGAATATCAGATCTATCAATTAAAAAATAATATGTTAGATAAGATTGACAAAGGGATTTTGAAAGACAAAAAGGAATATTTGCTCAACTTCAAAAACAATTCTTTTGTTTTATCAGATAGCACTTTGTACGGATCACAAAAAGGAACGGCATTGGAAGGAAATCGGTTAGCTGAAATTCTAGGATTACAATTCGGCGGAAACATACAGGACATTGGCAATAAAACGAAAGGTAAGTTTTATTATGATAATGTTATGAAATTCTATTACGAATGTATTGAAGACAACAGTCTGACATACAACGATTCAGGGAAATTCAGGGCGATAAGTAATAAACCAATTTCCGATAAAGTGGAAAATTTATCCAAAGTTCAGCAAGCGAGACTTTACGTTCATGCAGAAGCAATTGGTGCTGGAAGAACTACATGTAATATTGTAGAAAAAGTTGGGAATATTGTAACCATCATCTTTGACAGTGGTAATGCATTAAGTGGGATTAATGATGGTACTGTCATTTTCCAAGTTCCAGACGGATTTAAGCCCAAGACATTTCTTTCGGTTAATGCATCACAGTACAACGTCTCCAACGGAGCGGTTTACATTGAACCTAATGGGATTGGTAAATGGAAAGGCGCAACGGTTAATTCTGCTAGTATTATTTTTCGGTTAGCTATATTGTTTAATAAAGTCAATAAAATCAATAAATATTTTTCAAAATTCTGTATAAATTCATAAGTTAGCACAGAATAAAATCAAAAAAAAAAATAATAAAATAGGAGTGATAAAATGGCAGTAATTTACATTTATTTAATCGCAACAATGGAGTGTATAGCACGACCGACAGTTACAACAGCAGAGGAATTTAAAAAAAATCCGAACTTGTTTTATCCTGACTGGAATGAAGAAACTATGAAATTCTCAACATCTTTACTTTCAAATCCAACTTTGGACAAAAAAACTGGAGAGTTGAGAGAAATGACAGAAGTGGAGAAAATAAAAGCTGGTAAAACAGTTTTAAGCGATGGAAATTATTTGGATGAGGTTAGTGAAACAATAGTTACAATCGCAAAACCAAATGACTGGAGTATCTGGGATAAAAATGGCAATACTTGGAAAGTCGATAATGATTTACTGAATAAAAAATTAAAAGAGTTAAGGGAAAAAGCATTAAAAGACTTAGCAGAAGCTAAATTAAATTTTTTAAATCAATCTCTCGAAATCGAAAAAGATGGTAAAAAATACACATTTGAAAATAACGAAAGAAATAGAAACAGCTTATCGTTAAAAATGTCGCTAATGTGGACTTTGGAACAAGATAAAATCGAGAAAGTAAAAGTGCAAAATGATAAAAAATGGTTGAGTTTATTGAATTGGACAGCCCCCGAATTAAAAGTTTTGGCTAAAAAAATTCAGGATATTTTAGAAATTGCTGACATGGCAGAGCAAATGGCAGTAGTTGGAATCAGCAGATACACTATTGAACAAATGTTGGATTTAAACGTAAAAGATTTTTTCAAAATTAAGAGGAGTGATTTGAATGAATATAGAAAAATTGATATGCACAGAAATAGAATTGGATGGTAAAAAATATAAAGTTGTTGGAGTAAAATTTGAAGAAGACAACATAATATTGAATGTTGAAGAAATAAAGGAAGTGATGTAGATGAATAGATTTGAAAAATATTTGATTATTTACTAAAAGTTGAAGGTGGATACTCAAATGATAAATATGATGCTGGAGGAAAAACAAAATACGGAATAACTGAAGAAGATGCAAGAGACTTTGGATATAAGGGAGATATGCAAGATTTAACAATAGATTTTGCAAAAAATATATATCTAAAAAAATATTACTTAGGAAACATGCTAGATAAAGTTGTAAATGACAAAGTGGCTTTATCTATATGCGACTGGGCTGTAAACAGCGGCAGAAATGGAACAAAAAACGCACAGATTGCTATAAACCAATTGACAAATGCAAATCTTGATGTGGACGGAATAATCGGAAACAAAACATTGGAAGCATTAAATTCGGCAGATCCTGAAAAATTTTTGGA
The DNA window shown above is from Leptotrichia wadei and carries:
- a CDS encoding baseplate J/gp47 family protein, translating into MDKLDNNEYYGIGFIQALEIGEESNITSDVTFTTEYEGVAKITNDADVTGGANNESDSLYRERLKRKETVEQTATHAALYNGLMALENIKMC
- a CDS encoding glycoside hydrolase family 108 protein, which codes for MFDYLLKVEGGYSNDKYDAGGKTKYGITEEDARDFGYKGDMQDLTIDFAKNIYLKKYYLGNMLDKVVNDKVALSICDWAVNSGRNGTKNAQIAINQLTNANLDVDGIIGNKTLEALNSADPEKFLEVYHNLQRIYYKGKVEADRTQERFFDRLVKQSSEKGGVFERLG